One Gadus morhua chromosome 13, gadMor3.0, whole genome shotgun sequence genomic window carries:
- the LOC115557284 gene encoding mitogen-activated protein kinase kinase kinase 12 isoform X2: MALVHEPRSSSPSLSCFNSPLSDGPPLRHLDAQTPCTPEMDLTPTQCVLRNVLSIATGAAPEPEGGGGGGAGRGQSGQSPTPSEEQQEQHFANSVLKLHDNEGGPGGRGTEGEGGQDPESSAVRSQLQFHPHHGGGGFLEGLFGCLRPVWTMIGKAYSTEHKHNLEGRPSVELWEVPFEEISDLQWVGSGAQGAVFLGKLHGQEVAVKKVRDIKETDIKHLRKLKHPNIITFKGICTQAPCYCILMEYCAQGQLYEVLRAGRKIVPSLLMDWAMGIAGGMNYLHLHKIIHRDLKSPNMLITYDDLVKISDFGTSKELFDKSTKMSFAGTVAWMAPEVIRNEPVSEKVDIWSFGVVLWEMLTGEVPYKDVDSSAIIWGVGNNSLQLPVPETCPDGFKILLRQCWSSKPRNRPSFRQILLHLDIASADILSTPQETYFQTQAEWREEVRQHFEKIKSEGTCLHRLDEELIIRRREELRHALDIREHYERKLERANNLYMELNAVMLQLELKEKELLKREQSLDKKYPGVFQKHHSSRQSGSSNSMEKLMKKRNVPQKLPIHSKRPDLLKSEVILPKLDSSMTQVTIPTKGSTSPGRSRRAKPRYRKAGKGSSGDLAQLKATLSSSLGLVSAAATTPTSTSSSTSVPSSKQHLDPSAALRGLQHDLLLKKMSSSSPDLISSTLEVDGRGGGGGGKTGVGLERGGSQSASAGLGGGGDGGGGEGGEDGRRASPGGRPGDGGRRGGAEERAETPPPRSNTPSEDAASVPFSSSPDSPCGRGAAAGPVTTASRGSSAMGNPRPPPHHHHHHDGEEKEEVTAGIMRSPRSQRLTPSALLYRAAVTRSQRRGLSSEEEEGEVDSEVELPRRRRPVSMTKCQSLSTFSSENLSVSDGEEEGNTTDHSHSGTPDVVSTNTDERLDDKSDDLLSQGSEIPADPQQLASDGLSEKEAALQQVKTQLTTDHNSYQVLYDDSDCDSTELDHSGSAEPGCPPAQW; this comes from the exons ATGGCCCTGGTCCATGagccccgctcctcctccccctccctctcctgcttcAACTCGCCCCTCTCCGACGGGCCCCCCCTCCGCCACCTGGATGCCCAGACGCCCTGCACCCCCGAGATGgacctcacccccacccagtGCGTCCTCCGCAACGTGCTGTCCATCGCCACCGGCGCGGCGCCGGAGCccgagggcggcggcggcgggggggcgggcagGGGGCAGAGCGGCCAGAGCCCCACCCCCAgcgaggagcagcaggagcagcacttCGCCAACAGCGTGCTGAAGCTCCATGACAAcgagggggggccggggggccgggggacgGAGGGCGAGGGCGGTCAGGACCCCGAGAGCAGCGCCGTCCGCAGCCAGCTGCAGTTCCACCCCCATCACGGGGGAGGGGGCTTCCTGGAGGGGCTGTTTGGCTGCCTGAGGCCCGTGTGGACCATGATCGGCAAGGCCTACTCCACCGAACACAAGCACAACCTGGAAG GCCGCCCTTCCGTAGAACTGTGGGAGGTCCCGTTCGAGGAGATCTCCGACCTCCAGTGGGTGGGCAGCGGAGCCCAGGGCGCCGTCTTCCTGGGGAAACTCCACGGACAGGAGGTGGCCGTTAAGAAAGTACGGGACATCAAGGAGACGGACATCAAGCACCTCCGCAAGCTCAAACACCCCAACATCATCACGTTCAA GGGGATCTGCACCCAGGCCCCCTGCTACTGCATCCTCATGGAGTACTGCGCGCAGGGCCAGCTGTACGAGGTGCTGAGGGCCGGACGCAAGATCGTGCCCTCCCTGCTCATGGACTGGGCCATGGGTATCGCCGGGGGCATGAACTACCTGCACCTCCACAAGATCATCCACCGAGACCTCAAGTCGCCCAA CATGCTGATCACGTACGACGACCTGGTGAAGATCTCAGACTTCGGAACGTCCAAAGAGCTCTTCGACAAGAGCACCAAGATGTCCTTTGCCGGTACGGTGGCCTGGATGGCCCCGGAGGTCATCCGCAACGAGCCCGTCTCAGAGAAGGTGGACATTTG GTCGTTTGGCGTGGTTCTCTGGGAGATGCTGACCGGAGAGGTGCCCTACAAGGACGTGGACTCCTCGGCCATCATCTGGGGCGTGGGCAACAACAGCCTCCAGCTGCCCGTCCCCGAGACCTGCCCCGACGGCTTCAAGATCCTGCTGAGGCAGTGCTG GAGCTCCAAGCCTAGGAACAGGCCATCGTTCAGACAGATCCTGCTGCACCTCGACATCGCCTCGGCAGACATCTTGTCCACCCCACAGGAAACCTACTTCCAAACTCAG gcAGAGTGgcgggaggaggtgagacaaCACTTTGAGAAGATCAAGTCTGAGGGGACGTGTCTCCACCGGCTGGACGAGGAGCTAATCATCCGGCgcagggaggagctgag GCATGCGCTGGACATCCGGGAGCACTACGAGAGGAAGCTGGAGAGAGCCAACAACCTGTACATGGAGCTCAACGCCGTCATGCTGCAGCTGGAGCTCAAGGAGAAAGAGCTGCTCAA GAGGGAGCAGTCTCTGGACAAGAAGTACCCCGGCGTCTTCCAGAAGCACCACAGCTCCAGACAGAGCGGCTCGTCCAACTCCATGGAGAAGCTGATGAAGAAGCGCAACGTCCCCCAGAAACTGCCCATACACAGCAAGAG GCCGGACCTGCTCAAGTCCGAGGTGATCCTGCCCAAGCTGGACTCCTCCATGACCCAGGTCACCATCCCCACCAAGGGCTCCACCTCGCCCGGCCGCTCGCGCCGCGCCAAGCCCCGCTACCGCAAGGCGGGCAAGGGCAGCAGCGGCGACCTGGCCCAGCTCAAGGCCACGCTGTCCTCCTCCCTGGGGCTGGtctccgccgccgccaccacccccacctccacctccagctccacctcggTGCCCAGCAGCAAGCAGCACCTGGACCCCAGCGCCGCCCTGCGCGGCCTGCAGCACGACCTGCTGCTCAAGAAGAtgtcctcctccagccccgACCTCATCTCCTCCACGCTGGAGGTCGAcggtcgcggcggcggcggcggcgggaaaACGGGCGTGggcctggagagaggggggagccaGAGCGCCTCGGCCggcctgggagggggaggggacgggggaggaggggagggaggggaagacggGAGGAGGGCGAGCCCGGGGGGCCGCCCGGGCGACGGGGgcagaaggggaggagccgaggagCGGGCGGAGACGCCCCCGCCGCGCAGCAACACGCCCAGCGAGGACGCGGCGTCCGTCCCCTTCTCCAGCAGCCCCGACTCCCCCTgcgggaggggggcggcggccgGGCCGGTGACCACGGCCAGCCGGGGGTCCTCGGCCATGGGGAACCCCCGtccgcccccccaccaccaccaccaccacgacggggaggagaaggaggaggtgacggcGGGGATCATGCGCTCGCCCCGGAGTCAGAGGCTCACGCCGTCGGCGCTGCTGTACCGGGCGGCTGTCACCCGCAGTCAG AGACGTGGATTGTcctcagaagaggaggagggagaagtggACAGCGAAGTGGAGTTGCCACGGAGACG GCGTCCGGTGAGCATGACCAAGTGCCAGTCGCTGTCCACCTTCAGCTCGGAGAACCTGTCGGTGTCggacggcgaggaggagggcaACACCACGGACCACTCCCACAGCGGCACGCCCGACGTGGTCAGCACCAACACGGACGAGCGGCTGGACGACAAGAGCGATGACCTGCTCTCCCAGGGCTCCGAGATCCCCGCCGACCCGCAGCAGCTGGCCTCCGACGGGCTGTCTGAGAAGGAGGCGGCCCTGCAGCAGGTGAAGACCCAGCTCACCACCGACCACAACAGCTACCAG GTTCTCTACGACGACTCAGACTGTGACAGCACAGAGCTGGACCACTCAGGCAGCGCAGAGCCCGGCTGCCCCCCCGCTCAATGGTGA
- the LOC115557284 gene encoding mitogen-activated protein kinase kinase kinase 12 isoform X4, translated as MALVHEPRSSSPSLSCFNSPLSDGPPLRHLDAQTPCTPEMDLTPTQCVLRNVLSIATGAAPEPEGGGGGGAGRGQSGQSPTPSEEQQEQHFANSVLKLHDNEGGPGGRGTEGEGGQDPESSAVRSQLQFHPHHGGGGFLEGLFGCLRPVWTMIGKAYSTEHKHNLEELWEVPFEEISDLQWVGSGAQGAVFLGKLHGQEVAVKKVRDIKETDIKHLRKLKHPNIITFKGICTQAPCYCILMEYCAQGQLYEVLRAGRKIVPSLLMDWAMGIAGGMNYLHLHKIIHRDLKSPNMLITYDDLVKISDFGTSKELFDKSTKMSFAGTVAWMAPEVIRNEPVSEKVDIWSFGVVLWEMLTGEVPYKDVDSSAIIWGVGNNSLQLPVPETCPDGFKILLRQCWSSKPRNRPSFRQILLHLDIASADILSTPQETYFQTQAEWREEVRQHFEKIKSEGTCLHRLDEELIIRRREELRHALDIREHYERKLERANNLYMELNAVMLQLELKEKELLKREQSLDKKYPGVFQKHHSSRQSGSSNSMEKLMKKRNVPQKLPIHSKRPDLLKSEVILPKLDSSMTQVTIPTKGSTSPGRSRRAKPRYRKAGKGSSGDLAQLKATLSSSLGLVSAAATTPTSTSSSTSVPSSKQHLDPSAALRGLQHDLLLKKMSSSSPDLISSTLEVDGRGGGGGGKTGVGLERGGSQSASAGLGGGGDGGGGEGGEDGRRASPGGRPGDGGRRGGAEERAETPPPRSNTPSEDAASVPFSSSPDSPCGRGAAAGPVTTASRGSSAMGNPRPPPHHHHHHDGEEKEEVTAGIMRSPRSQRLTPSALLYRAAVTRSQRRGLSSEEEEGEVDSEVELPRRRRPVSMTKCQSLSTFSSENLSVSDGEEEGNTTDHSHSGTPDVVSTNTDERLDDKSDDLLSQGSEIPADPQQLASDGLSEKEAALQQVKTQLTTDHNSYQVLYDDSDCDSTELDHSGSAEPGCPPAQW; from the exons ATGGCCCTGGTCCATGagccccgctcctcctccccctccctctcctgcttcAACTCGCCCCTCTCCGACGGGCCCCCCCTCCGCCACCTGGATGCCCAGACGCCCTGCACCCCCGAGATGgacctcacccccacccagtGCGTCCTCCGCAACGTGCTGTCCATCGCCACCGGCGCGGCGCCGGAGCccgagggcggcggcggcgggggggcgggcagGGGGCAGAGCGGCCAGAGCCCCACCCCCAgcgaggagcagcaggagcagcacttCGCCAACAGCGTGCTGAAGCTCCATGACAAcgagggggggccggggggccgggggacgGAGGGCGAGGGCGGTCAGGACCCCGAGAGCAGCGCCGTCCGCAGCCAGCTGCAGTTCCACCCCCATCACGGGGGAGGGGGCTTCCTGGAGGGGCTGTTTGGCTGCCTGAGGCCCGTGTGGACCATGATCGGCAAGGCCTACTCCACCGAACACAAGCACAACCTGGAAG AACTGTGGGAGGTCCCGTTCGAGGAGATCTCCGACCTCCAGTGGGTGGGCAGCGGAGCCCAGGGCGCCGTCTTCCTGGGGAAACTCCACGGACAGGAGGTGGCCGTTAAGAAAGTACGGGACATCAAGGAGACGGACATCAAGCACCTCCGCAAGCTCAAACACCCCAACATCATCACGTTCAA GGGGATCTGCACCCAGGCCCCCTGCTACTGCATCCTCATGGAGTACTGCGCGCAGGGCCAGCTGTACGAGGTGCTGAGGGCCGGACGCAAGATCGTGCCCTCCCTGCTCATGGACTGGGCCATGGGTATCGCCGGGGGCATGAACTACCTGCACCTCCACAAGATCATCCACCGAGACCTCAAGTCGCCCAA CATGCTGATCACGTACGACGACCTGGTGAAGATCTCAGACTTCGGAACGTCCAAAGAGCTCTTCGACAAGAGCACCAAGATGTCCTTTGCCGGTACGGTGGCCTGGATGGCCCCGGAGGTCATCCGCAACGAGCCCGTCTCAGAGAAGGTGGACATTTG GTCGTTTGGCGTGGTTCTCTGGGAGATGCTGACCGGAGAGGTGCCCTACAAGGACGTGGACTCCTCGGCCATCATCTGGGGCGTGGGCAACAACAGCCTCCAGCTGCCCGTCCCCGAGACCTGCCCCGACGGCTTCAAGATCCTGCTGAGGCAGTGCTG GAGCTCCAAGCCTAGGAACAGGCCATCGTTCAGACAGATCCTGCTGCACCTCGACATCGCCTCGGCAGACATCTTGTCCACCCCACAGGAAACCTACTTCCAAACTCAG gcAGAGTGgcgggaggaggtgagacaaCACTTTGAGAAGATCAAGTCTGAGGGGACGTGTCTCCACCGGCTGGACGAGGAGCTAATCATCCGGCgcagggaggagctgag GCATGCGCTGGACATCCGGGAGCACTACGAGAGGAAGCTGGAGAGAGCCAACAACCTGTACATGGAGCTCAACGCCGTCATGCTGCAGCTGGAGCTCAAGGAGAAAGAGCTGCTCAA GAGGGAGCAGTCTCTGGACAAGAAGTACCCCGGCGTCTTCCAGAAGCACCACAGCTCCAGACAGAGCGGCTCGTCCAACTCCATGGAGAAGCTGATGAAGAAGCGCAACGTCCCCCAGAAACTGCCCATACACAGCAAGAG GCCGGACCTGCTCAAGTCCGAGGTGATCCTGCCCAAGCTGGACTCCTCCATGACCCAGGTCACCATCCCCACCAAGGGCTCCACCTCGCCCGGCCGCTCGCGCCGCGCCAAGCCCCGCTACCGCAAGGCGGGCAAGGGCAGCAGCGGCGACCTGGCCCAGCTCAAGGCCACGCTGTCCTCCTCCCTGGGGCTGGtctccgccgccgccaccacccccacctccacctccagctccacctcggTGCCCAGCAGCAAGCAGCACCTGGACCCCAGCGCCGCCCTGCGCGGCCTGCAGCACGACCTGCTGCTCAAGAAGAtgtcctcctccagccccgACCTCATCTCCTCCACGCTGGAGGTCGAcggtcgcggcggcggcggcggcgggaaaACGGGCGTGggcctggagagaggggggagccaGAGCGCCTCGGCCggcctgggagggggaggggacgggggaggaggggagggaggggaagacggGAGGAGGGCGAGCCCGGGGGGCCGCCCGGGCGACGGGGgcagaaggggaggagccgaggagCGGGCGGAGACGCCCCCGCCGCGCAGCAACACGCCCAGCGAGGACGCGGCGTCCGTCCCCTTCTCCAGCAGCCCCGACTCCCCCTgcgggaggggggcggcggccgGGCCGGTGACCACGGCCAGCCGGGGGTCCTCGGCCATGGGGAACCCCCGtccgcccccccaccaccaccaccaccacgacggggaggagaaggaggaggtgacggcGGGGATCATGCGCTCGCCCCGGAGTCAGAGGCTCACGCCGTCGGCGCTGCTGTACCGGGCGGCTGTCACCCGCAGTCAG AGACGTGGATTGTcctcagaagaggaggagggagaagtggACAGCGAAGTGGAGTTGCCACGGAGACG GCGTCCGGTGAGCATGACCAAGTGCCAGTCGCTGTCCACCTTCAGCTCGGAGAACCTGTCGGTGTCggacggcgaggaggagggcaACACCACGGACCACTCCCACAGCGGCACGCCCGACGTGGTCAGCACCAACACGGACGAGCGGCTGGACGACAAGAGCGATGACCTGCTCTCCCAGGGCTCCGAGATCCCCGCCGACCCGCAGCAGCTGGCCTCCGACGGGCTGTCTGAGAAGGAGGCGGCCCTGCAGCAGGTGAAGACCCAGCTCACCACCGACCACAACAGCTACCAG GTTCTCTACGACGACTCAGACTGTGACAGCACAGAGCTGGACCACTCAGGCAGCGCAGAGCCCGGCTGCCCCCCCGCTCAATGGTGA
- the LOC115557284 gene encoding mitogen-activated protein kinase kinase kinase 12 isoform X3, whose product MALVHEPRSSSPSLSCFNSPLSDGPPLRHLDAQTPCTPEMDLTPTQCVLRNVLSIATGAAPEPEGGGGGGAGRGQSGQSPTPSEEQQEQHFANSVLKLHDNEGGPGGRGTEGEGGQDPESSAVRSQLQFHPHHGGGGFLEGLFGCLRPVWTMIGKAYSTEHKHNLEELWEVPFEEISDLQWVGSGAQGAVFLGKLHGQEVAVKKVRDIKETDIKHLRKLKHPNIITFKGICTQAPCYCILMEYCAQGQLYEVLRAGRKIVPSLLMDWAMGIAGGMNYLHLHKIIHRDLKSPNMLITYDDLVKISDFGTSKELFDKSTKMSFAGTVAWMAPEVIRNEPVSEKVDIWSFGVVLWEMLTGEVPYKDVDSSAIIWGVGNNSLQLPVPETCPDGFKILLRQCWSSKPRNRPSFRQILLHLDIASADILSTPQETYFQTQAEWREEVRQHFEKIKSEGTCLHRLDEELIIRRREELRHALDIREHYERKLERANNLYMELNAVMLQLELKEKELLKREQSLDKKYPGVFQKHHSSRQSGSSNSMEKLMKKRNVPQKLPIHSKRPDLLKSEVILPKLDSSMTQVTIPTKGSTSPGRSRRAKPRYRKAGKGSSGDLAQLKATLSSSLGLVSAAATTPTSTSSSTSVPSSKQHLDPSAALRGLQHDLLLKKMSSSSPDLISSTLEVDGRGGGGGGKTGVGLERGGSQSASAGLGGGGDGGGGEGGEDGRRASPGGRPGDGGRRGGAEERAETPPPRSNTPSEDAASVPFSSSPDSPCGRGAAAGPVTTASRGSSAMGNPRPPPHHHHHHDGEEKEEVTAGIMRSPRSQRLTPSALLYRAAVTRSQRRGLSSEEEEGEVDSEVELPRRRRPVSMTKCQSLSTFSSENLSVSDGEEEGNTTDHSHSGTPDVVSTNTDERLDDKSDDLLSQGSEIPADPQQLASDGLSEKEAALQQVKTQLTTDHNSYQQVLYDDSDCDSTELDHSGSAEPGCPPAQW is encoded by the exons ATGGCCCTGGTCCATGagccccgctcctcctccccctccctctcctgcttcAACTCGCCCCTCTCCGACGGGCCCCCCCTCCGCCACCTGGATGCCCAGACGCCCTGCACCCCCGAGATGgacctcacccccacccagtGCGTCCTCCGCAACGTGCTGTCCATCGCCACCGGCGCGGCGCCGGAGCccgagggcggcggcggcgggggggcgggcagGGGGCAGAGCGGCCAGAGCCCCACCCCCAgcgaggagcagcaggagcagcacttCGCCAACAGCGTGCTGAAGCTCCATGACAAcgagggggggccggggggccgggggacgGAGGGCGAGGGCGGTCAGGACCCCGAGAGCAGCGCCGTCCGCAGCCAGCTGCAGTTCCACCCCCATCACGGGGGAGGGGGCTTCCTGGAGGGGCTGTTTGGCTGCCTGAGGCCCGTGTGGACCATGATCGGCAAGGCCTACTCCACCGAACACAAGCACAACCTGGAAG AACTGTGGGAGGTCCCGTTCGAGGAGATCTCCGACCTCCAGTGGGTGGGCAGCGGAGCCCAGGGCGCCGTCTTCCTGGGGAAACTCCACGGACAGGAGGTGGCCGTTAAGAAAGTACGGGACATCAAGGAGACGGACATCAAGCACCTCCGCAAGCTCAAACACCCCAACATCATCACGTTCAA GGGGATCTGCACCCAGGCCCCCTGCTACTGCATCCTCATGGAGTACTGCGCGCAGGGCCAGCTGTACGAGGTGCTGAGGGCCGGACGCAAGATCGTGCCCTCCCTGCTCATGGACTGGGCCATGGGTATCGCCGGGGGCATGAACTACCTGCACCTCCACAAGATCATCCACCGAGACCTCAAGTCGCCCAA CATGCTGATCACGTACGACGACCTGGTGAAGATCTCAGACTTCGGAACGTCCAAAGAGCTCTTCGACAAGAGCACCAAGATGTCCTTTGCCGGTACGGTGGCCTGGATGGCCCCGGAGGTCATCCGCAACGAGCCCGTCTCAGAGAAGGTGGACATTTG GTCGTTTGGCGTGGTTCTCTGGGAGATGCTGACCGGAGAGGTGCCCTACAAGGACGTGGACTCCTCGGCCATCATCTGGGGCGTGGGCAACAACAGCCTCCAGCTGCCCGTCCCCGAGACCTGCCCCGACGGCTTCAAGATCCTGCTGAGGCAGTGCTG GAGCTCCAAGCCTAGGAACAGGCCATCGTTCAGACAGATCCTGCTGCACCTCGACATCGCCTCGGCAGACATCTTGTCCACCCCACAGGAAACCTACTTCCAAACTCAG gcAGAGTGgcgggaggaggtgagacaaCACTTTGAGAAGATCAAGTCTGAGGGGACGTGTCTCCACCGGCTGGACGAGGAGCTAATCATCCGGCgcagggaggagctgag GCATGCGCTGGACATCCGGGAGCACTACGAGAGGAAGCTGGAGAGAGCCAACAACCTGTACATGGAGCTCAACGCCGTCATGCTGCAGCTGGAGCTCAAGGAGAAAGAGCTGCTCAA GAGGGAGCAGTCTCTGGACAAGAAGTACCCCGGCGTCTTCCAGAAGCACCACAGCTCCAGACAGAGCGGCTCGTCCAACTCCATGGAGAAGCTGATGAAGAAGCGCAACGTCCCCCAGAAACTGCCCATACACAGCAAGAG GCCGGACCTGCTCAAGTCCGAGGTGATCCTGCCCAAGCTGGACTCCTCCATGACCCAGGTCACCATCCCCACCAAGGGCTCCACCTCGCCCGGCCGCTCGCGCCGCGCCAAGCCCCGCTACCGCAAGGCGGGCAAGGGCAGCAGCGGCGACCTGGCCCAGCTCAAGGCCACGCTGTCCTCCTCCCTGGGGCTGGtctccgccgccgccaccacccccacctccacctccagctccacctcggTGCCCAGCAGCAAGCAGCACCTGGACCCCAGCGCCGCCCTGCGCGGCCTGCAGCACGACCTGCTGCTCAAGAAGAtgtcctcctccagccccgACCTCATCTCCTCCACGCTGGAGGTCGAcggtcgcggcggcggcggcggcgggaaaACGGGCGTGggcctggagagaggggggagccaGAGCGCCTCGGCCggcctgggagggggaggggacgggggaggaggggagggaggggaagacggGAGGAGGGCGAGCCCGGGGGGCCGCCCGGGCGACGGGGgcagaaggggaggagccgaggagCGGGCGGAGACGCCCCCGCCGCGCAGCAACACGCCCAGCGAGGACGCGGCGTCCGTCCCCTTCTCCAGCAGCCCCGACTCCCCCTgcgggaggggggcggcggccgGGCCGGTGACCACGGCCAGCCGGGGGTCCTCGGCCATGGGGAACCCCCGtccgcccccccaccaccaccaccaccacgacggggaggagaaggaggaggtgacggcGGGGATCATGCGCTCGCCCCGGAGTCAGAGGCTCACGCCGTCGGCGCTGCTGTACCGGGCGGCTGTCACCCGCAGTCAG AGACGTGGATTGTcctcagaagaggaggagggagaagtggACAGCGAAGTGGAGTTGCCACGGAGACG GCGTCCGGTGAGCATGACCAAGTGCCAGTCGCTGTCCACCTTCAGCTCGGAGAACCTGTCGGTGTCggacggcgaggaggagggcaACACCACGGACCACTCCCACAGCGGCACGCCCGACGTGGTCAGCACCAACACGGACGAGCGGCTGGACGACAAGAGCGATGACCTGCTCTCCCAGGGCTCCGAGATCCCCGCCGACCCGCAGCAGCTGGCCTCCGACGGGCTGTCTGAGAAGGAGGCGGCCCTGCAGCAGGTGAAGACCCAGCTCACCACCGACCACAACAGCTACCAG CAGGTTCTCTACGACGACTCAGACTGTGACAGCACAGAGCTGGACCACTCAGGCAGCGCAGAGCCCGGCTGCCCCCCCGCTCAATGGTGA